One window of Bacteroidota bacterium genomic DNA carries:
- a CDS encoding deoxynucleoside kinase → MPKKEKKDNDFTDFKHVAIAGNIGSGKTTLTKLLAKHYKWEPHFEEVDNNPYIDDFYKDMRLWSFHMQIYYLNNRFQQIVKIREGNKSIIQDRTIYEDAYIFAPNLHAMGLMSKRDFQNYLDLFETIEHFIKPPDLLIYLRATIPALVNQIQKRGREFEDSLRLDYLKKLNQRYESWIDEYTKNKNSKLLIIDVDKYNFADNPEDLGKIIDKINVERTGLFNLS, encoded by the coding sequence ATGCCCAAAAAAGAAAAGAAAGATAATGATTTTACTGACTTCAAACATGTTGCAATAGCTGGCAACATTGGATCGGGGAAAACAACTTTAACAAAACTTTTAGCAAAACATTACAAATGGGAACCGCATTTTGAAGAAGTTGACAACAATCCATATATTGATGATTTTTATAAAGACATGCGTCTCTGGTCGTTCCACATGCAAATTTATTATTTAAACAACAGATTCCAGCAAATTGTTAAAATCAGAGAAGGAAATAAATCTATAATTCAGGATAGAACAATTTATGAGGATGCGTATATTTTTGCTCCTAACCTACACGCTATGGGGCTAATGAGCAAAAGAGATTTTCAAAATTATCTTGATCTTTTTGAAACTATTGAACATTTTATTAAACCACCGGACCTTTTAATTTATCTCAGAGCAACAATTCCTGCACTGGTAAATCAAATCCAGAAAAGAGGTAGAGAATTTGAAGATTCTTTAAGACTTGATTACTTAAAAAAACTCAATCAAAGATATGAATCTTGGATTGACGAATATACAAAAAACAAAAATTCCAAATTACTAATTATTGATGTTGACAAATACAACTTTGCTGATAACCCTGAAGACCTTGGAAAAATTATTGACAAAATAAATGTTGAAAGAACAGGATTGTTCAATCTTTCTTAA